The segment TGGCCTCCGCCTCGGCGCACAGGATGATCAGGTACCCGAAGTGCCGTTTTCCGAGGAACTCTCGCACGTTCTTGGGGCGATGGGAACTCAGGTCAAGCCCGACTTCGGCCATCACCGCGCGCGCGAGGGGATGAATGTCTCCCGGCTCGAGGCCGGCGCTCTCGACCTCGAACTGATCCCCTGCGTGCTTGCGCAACAGGGCTTCGGCCAGCTGGCTGCGGCACGAGTTGCTGACGCACAGGAAGAGGACGCTCGGCTTCTTGGGTTCGCTCATTTCACACCCCCGGCGACGGCGCACGCCGCCGCGGTTGGACGGCTCAGTAAGGGGCCGTCTTGCTCTGGTCGAGCAGCCACTGGTCGAAGCCCCAGGGGTTGGTGGGAATCTCGAAGCGCTGCTCGCCAAGGGCCATCTTCATGGTCTCGACCTCTTCGGCCGTGGCCAGTTCCTTGCTCGTGCCGGTGATGAGCCTGGGCACGAGGACGATGACGAGCTGGGTCTTGCGGATCGAGTGGGTCTCGCCGCCGAAGACCAGCCCAAAGCCGGGGATCGAGGAGAGGAAGGGGATGCCGGCGTAGGCGTCCACCTTCTCCTCGCGGTCGAGGCCGGCGATGACGAGCGGCTCGCCGTCGCGGACGCGGGCGCGGGTGGTGAGGGCGCGGGTGTTGATCATCGGGATGCCCTGGGGCGTGACGCCCGAGAGCGTGCGGTAGCTGACGGCAACCTGGACTTCGGTGGACTCGGAGCCGATCCAGGGCGTGACCTCGAGGGTGAGGCCGGTGGTTGTGGCGGCGGTGGTGCCATAGATGGAGTAATTGACCGTGCGGTTGTCCACGCCCAGCTCGCCGGCGTCGCCGGCGACGGCGGGCGTGGCCGGGGGATTGTAGGGGGTGCGGGTCACCACGTCGGGCACGACGTTGAACGAGAGAATCTGCTCGACGGTGGAGAAGGTGCCCTTGACGTTGCTGCGGGTGATGATCTTGGGCCGCACGATGACGCGGGCCTTGCCCTTCGAGGCCAGGAAGTCCAGGTAGGCCGAGTTGACGACGTAGTTGAACGAGCAGTACTTCTGGCTCGCGCGGGTTTCCTGGTCGTGGTCGGCGGGCGTGAGGGGGGCCTCGATGTAGCGCTTGCCGGTGAGGGGGTCCCAGATGCTCGAAACGTCGTCCCATTCCTGATCGGTCCTGGTGCGGCCGCGGATGCACTCGAAGAGGGAGCGGCCGGGGCCGTTCTTCCAGGCGATGTAGTCGAGGCCGAGCTTGAAGTCGTCGTTGGCGTTCACCTCGTAGATGGCGCCCTCGAAGACCATCTGGTCGGGCACGACGTCCACGGTGTCGCAGTACTTCACGAAGCTGACGGCGCGCGTGGGCTCCTCGCGGCGGACCACGGCGTTGTTCGACGCGTCAATCTGGCTGATGCCCTCGCCGTCGCACCAGAGGTGTGCCAGGGCGTTGACGATGGAGATGTCGCGGTTCTTCGCGCGGTAGTAGACCGTGGAGTAGCCGTCGTTGTTCTCCTTGATCCAGGGCTGGTCAAGGGCTTTGACGGCCTCGCGGATGTAGGGGAGCTGGAAGCGGGGGCAGATGACCTGCATGTATGCCTTGTTGGCCACGCGGTCGCGGACGACCTCGGCCCGTCCGCCCTCCTTGGCAGTGAGCATGCGGAACACCGAGCGAATCTCCCGCACCATGTTCACCGCGTTCGGGTTCTCCAGCGGGATGATCTCCACGACGTAGTCGTTGACGAGGTTCTTCTGGTTCACGCGGAGGATCTTGACCGTGCCCGACTTCTCGGTGAGG is part of the Planctomycetota bacterium genome and harbors:
- a CDS encoding arsenate reductase ArsC: MSEPKKPSVLFLCVSNSCRSQLAEALLRKHAGDQFEVESAGLEPGDIHPLARAVMAEVGLDLSSHRPKNVREFLGKRHFGYLIILCAEAEARCPVFPNISFRLDWPFPDPAKAPGSQEERLSAFRQVRDAIEQRLLAWLRERRAILGERAEPGPATGSR